In Papaver somniferum cultivar HN1 chromosome 9, ASM357369v1, whole genome shotgun sequence, the genomic stretch atcgggttagggttttatatatatgaagaattttttttattgtatagatatatagaaaaacctctcTTATATCCCCTAAGATTTTTaatacttcttcttcgttttttcgatgtttgatacgagggttctaagtgctaacgattcgtgagttttccgctgccaagttctagaaggacaagtttgaatgtgttattcaagcttgttaagattgttgtatcttggaggcagatgtacccgtagggctatagcatcatctttttcagagtgtagccgggcattcttgtcttaaggacagtatgttgaacatgcacctcaatctaccattaccgtTTTTCTTGTTTCCATGGTGTTTACCAGGATATTcaagacattaacagttgactaaggagaacacacgaaaatcagataagtgcctcttttattgattagttATTTGATTTATTCAACATCAGCCTATACACTAGTAGAAAAATGACTTTTGGTAACAGTTCAAGGTTTTAAAAGGTGGCACTTCAGGAAATACGTGTTACTAAATGTTGGGTTCTTGAGCAATAGTAACAGGTTCCTGTAAGAACTGTTACGCATTTTCAATGTAAAAGTATTATACTGTAACAGTTTCAAAGCGTCATCTAAGTTTCATACTGTAACAGTTCTAGAACAACTGTGACTGTATACCACTGATTTTGTAACATATTTGATCTGacaccgttgttgacattatccTGACAGTTTCTTAAACAAACCGTGTCTAATATCTGAGTTACTGTGTCAATGGGCCTCCAGATATAGTTATCAGGGCAGCCACTTCAGAAAACTTCTTAAGCAGGCGGGGATTTATGATCTAGCGCACCAATACGACCATGGGGAACTTAGGCGCAAgccccaaaaaaaaaattcttatcgccaggcccacaattaatttctgatacagtcgcacccataattatttaaaaatatttaaaatgtactgaaagactctattacccttcatcgtttttgggaataattttttttcttctccgccggtttctttccttattcctccattaatctctgtaacggatctgcaaagatttttctccatcatttaaagaaataaatcatttaaaatcgatggttcaaagaagtaaatcagttttgactaaaccctagaatacatttcaacagaaatggatgaaacagacgaagaagaaaaaatcaagtagaagaaacagaaaaaaagttatgcagctaaattttcccttatattgtcttatgcactaaacaaaatgatgcagaagacattatgcacgtgcataaaaatccttaaatcagaaaagtgagaaaagtaatgcataagacaatatgcagctaaaacaaaataatgcataatgtcttatgcatctaaaaaaactgatgcataaccagaaaaagtgagaaaagtaatgcataagacattatgcagctaaaacgaaataacgcataatgtcttatgcatctaaaaaaaactgatgcataaccagaaaagtgaaaaaaagtaatgcataatacattatgcagctaaaatgaaataatacataatgtcttatgcatctaaacaaaactgatgcataaccagaaaaatgaaaaaagtaatgcataagacattatgcagctaaaacaaaataatgcagaagacattatgcacgtgcataaaaatccataaatcagaaaagtgaaaaaagtaatgcataagacaatatgcagctaaaacaaaataatgcataatgtgactgatgcataaccagaaaagtgaaaaaaagtaatgcataagacattatgcagctaaaacaaaataatgcataatgtcttatgcatctaaaaaaaactgatgcataaccagaaaagtgaaaaaaagtaatgcataagacattatgcagctaaaacgaaataatgcataatgtcttatgcatctaaacaaaactgatgcataaccagaaaaatgaaaaaagtaatgcataagacattatgcagctaaaacaaaataatgcagaagacattatgcacgtgcataaaaatccataaatcagaaaagtgaaaaaagtaatgcataagacaatatgcNNNNNNNNNNNNNNNNNNATGCATTactttgttttagctgcataatgtcttatgcattacttttctcacttttctggttaaaaaaaactgatgcataaccagaaaagtgaaaaaaagtaatgcataagacattatgcagctaaaacaaaaataatgcataatgtattatgcatctaaaaaaaattgatgcataaccagaaaagtgaaaaagtaatgcataagacattatgcagctaaaacaaaataatgcataatgtcttatgcatctaaacaaaactgatgcataaccagaaaagtgaaaaagtaatgcataagacattatgcagctaaaacaaaataatgcataatgttttatgcatctaaacaaaactgatgttatgcataagacattatgcataacatctttaattcaaatctaatcataaatttccgattgagatcaaaaacatggagacaaataaggtatgaaaatttccaattcagttgatatcgaaatactgcagcacacttcttacccttttcaacttcaattttaatttctttttacttctcaaataatcaaagacaacagaaacccaaaatccccagatttaaaccgtagattttgaaacagaaaccttagttttattgagaagattattcagaaaaggatttgggaaaagatttgacaaagggaaaatccaaatgttaaaaacgaagaatcggagttcaccattgttttcttctcgcttctctctgttcgtcgTTCGAAGAATagggtagtttggccttttaaaaactgagaagcagaatttcataaattaagggtctgctacgaatttttgacgggaaaatgggtgcgcgcctgaacttttctgtcTGTGGATTTGACAGTGGAgaaatctgggagaatgggtctcctgTAGTTTTCACTACGACCATTGTAATCTGGAGTCTGGACCAACACGTCACAGTACACTTCTTTGGGGTTCTTTAAGCTGCACTAGGTTGGTCATCACCGTGTAGCCATGGCTCGTATGGCTGGTTACTTAGGTTTAAGAGAGATTCACTATTTCAAGATATAAGAAGAATCAGTGGTTGCAGCCGTCAAAATTATCCCCATCTTCGACCCAAGGAGTAGGACTACTATTCTTCTCCGCAACAGAAGCAGAGCCACCACCTCGTTAAAGATCTGCGTAACCCCATCACTATCTTCTCTACCCTGCCACCATGACCAGATTCACCACCATCGGCTACCAGTCTAGCACcaccttctcctcctcctcctcctttctGTGTTGTCTCGAACCGCTCCTTCCAGTTCAGTTACCAGTCTCAAGTGACATAGACGTATTTTTTTTGATCAGTTTTGATCAAAATCAATGAGTAGCTAGGTGGAGAAAATGATGATAATTAGGTATGAATTCTTCATTCGTGTTATTTTTATTGTTCAACGTtgtttgatttcaaaattgaaaCCTAGGGTTTCATAAATTTTTGGGAAattgtttgtgttttttttttaattgggtTGAAAACTGGAAATAGCAAGATTAATCCTgggcatggttttttttttttttttggggttgtATTGTATTGAGTTCGGTTATCTGATAAGAAATTTGAGCAGTGGTTCTCTAAGTGGTCACTGGGCTTCCTTGTGAGTTTTTGGCCTTTTTATTTCATAATCCTCCCTCAATTTCAGAATTATGTATCTGCTCTAAGCTCAAAGCATTCCCTGCTCAATTGATAATCTTCCTCTGTGAACCTAAAATGGAAGCTCAAAAAAATCCCCATTCCAATAATATGTATTTTATGTTAACGAATTTGTGTAGGTTAAGTGTTCGCTAAAATGTTTTCTTCAAATGTCATCCTGTTTACGAACTAGGTTGCATTTCTTATATTTGGATGTCGTACTTTGGGATTCATATCCACCGGTCTGTTACCCCTTTAAGTATACCAAATTTctggattaagaaatttatacaagactTGTCCAATAGAAATTGTTAGACAATTGATGAGGATCAGTTTCTGAAACGGGTTTGAGTTCCTGCAAACTCTGTTTCTTAGACATAGGTCCTTTGTGGGTTGTTAAAATGTTCCGTGGGGATGCATTGGTGCTTAGTCATTCGTAAGTGCTATTTCATTTTTGCAACTCTGTTTCTTAGACATAGGTCCTTTGTGGGTTGTTAAAATGTTCCGTGGGGATGCATTGGTGCTTAGTAATTCGTAAGTGCTATTTCATTTTTGCTTATGTTATAAAGCATTAGACCTGTGCTATCAATCGCTATTAGGAGTTTTGAGGTGTTGATTTCGTATATAAATGCCGACGGTAGTTCCCCACATAAGTAATATGAACAATTTATTTGAAATTATTCCACCAGTCCAACATATATTGGCCTCGTTGTTACCGTCATCACAAGGTAAAGTTGCGCCTGGAAATCTGATTGTTTGGGCTTGTATAATCGCATGTGGTGGTACCCTCTCACAAGCAAAAGCCACATGCATCTTAGTTATTTACCTAATTTCAACTAATTCGTGGTACTGGATTCCAAAATTTGTTCTTTTCCCTCTTGTTTAGTTCTCATATTGTTTATAATTAACATTCTTTATTGTCGATAGTCAATTGTTCGGTCTATATCCTACTATTCATTGCCATGTATTCAGTTGTTTCTGAAAAATTAGGTCCTACTGTGGTCTCATCGGATTGATTCCCTTAGTGGTTGCAACTCTTTAGTGGGGAAAAGCGAACAACGAAGTGGACATTTAAGTGGGATTTATACAAATGTGGAATTGAGTTAAGTATTGAGGAAGATTATAAGAACATAATGTTGAATTACAATTTTACTGTTAGTCTGCTATCTGTTTCAGTTGGTAATTATTATGTGGACATTGCAGGACAGAAGCTGATTCTTGCAAAAAATGTTGTAGCATTGTTTAAgaaggaaaaatatattaaagGCCTACAAAATCTTTGTGCAGAGAACTTAATGGAATTTCTGGGTCAAGGTATTTCTGGTCAAAATCTATATTTCCTATCGCACTTTCATTAAAGACTCTTTATTCCTACTGTTTTAAGAATACTACACTCAGATCTTTTTCTCGGTTCAGGCTAAATACACAACTTGAAATCTTATACGTAATCCATGTCTTTAACCAAAATACGGTAGATACTGATGTTGACTTGCTTCCTTTGCAGAGGTGGACCCTCAGCATTGTAGTAAAAGTACAGTAACTTAGAAGGCACATGTTTACAGCTTTGGAGTACCTAGTGGTTAAACTTGCAGCGTGGAGTGGACAAAAACCTTTCAACTTCCCAACAGATCATGCAAGAAACCTTCAAGGTCTGGTAAATTATACCTAAATTTCATTCTAACTCAGACAATGAATTGGTCAAGTATTATCCAATCTAGCATTTCAGAATTTCAGTTGTTAGTTAGACTGGAAGGTGTAAAAGAGACAGATACGGATTAAAAGAAAACAATGGAGCTGCACATATGGATTGATTACGTACAAGCTGCTGTTATTTGAAGCTTATTGTTTcatgttctttttgtttttgcttttttaaAATAATTGTAGTAATTCTTTTTCTTTGGATTTTTCATTTAACTTTTTTGATATGATAAAAAAAGTTAAGACATCATTTATACATTTATTAAGTATATTTGTGCAATAGTTTACTTTTGCCTGAGtaggaaattaggaatattgtagTAATACCACTCTAGGCCTAAACCTGCCCCCGTGCAGGCCTACCCAACCCAACCCAACCCAACATATGCCCACTTGGCCCACCTCGCTAAAATGACATATGATAACGCTTTATAGAATTATGTGTCACTTTAACCCGACATTTAGTAACAGATTGTTTAACAAATGTTACTGTCACACTTTACAGTGATAGTTTTATCATATTTATACCATGTTTAAGTCGAGTCTGGTGACATTTTGTGAAAAATCTGTTATGGTTACTCTAACAACAACAATAGTTTCTGTAAAAACAGTTACCATAATAATTAATTCGATAACACAAAATCCATATAAAGTGTTGCTGAAAGCAACAAACAGTGACAGTTTTCAAACTAACGCAACATTTCTTAAGAACCATTCTGTAACAGTTCTTATAAACATTCCGTAACAGGGGATTCAGTAACACCGTGGAAAAAATGAAAACTGTTACAGAACAATATAGTAACAGTTTATAACTGTCACCTAACGTCATTTTTCTACTAGATATACTATAAATAGTGTCTGAGAAAATATGAACATAACAAATTGTCCCAATAGAGGCCTTAAGTTTAGGTTTATGAACATTTCATAGAATTTACATGTTAAATAGCTGGGACCGTAACATTTCATGAACAAAATGTTCATGATATTTGGTTTCCAACTTATATGGTCGTTTACCACAGGGAACAAAACTCATAAATTACGGCCCAGAAGACCAGCAATATTTGGTTTAGCTATAATGACCGTGCCAAGTCGACTCCAAGTATAAATTGAATAATGTAACACGAATCGTGTTATGTGTTATTTAAATGCTGAAGAGTCAACTACCGAGTCAAGATTCCATACCTAGAAACCTTGATAACGATTTTGTACCAAAAAACTGAAAAGTGAAAAAATTGTTTCCTGagtgtgtatacatatatctcaccatcagacacgtgtatatagagagatacgtggaaagcatgcaggccaattcaaggaagagtacacgtcaaaaaatattccttttacatgatactagcaaaaaatattctttttacatgattacaagaagtggaaggataatgacgccgcggtctctacaaaatgctgcggtcactacctagatgatgccgccccatcagcaggattgttccgaaaacttgaagggacgctcccaccatatgagggtcccgaggagccaggcaaggcagcAGGAACTGGATGACGCGGATAGTtcttcacaagaccatgctcgttctttaggccaagttctatcttctctagcatcttgttcgtctcctcagccaattgacaccgagccttgtgcttaataactgtcgtccgctgttggGATTGGGA encodes the following:
- the LOC113309217 gene encoding uncharacterized protein LOC113309217 isoform X2; its protein translation is MMIISGCNSLVGKSEQRSGHLSGIYTNVELRQKLILAKNVVALFKKEKYIKGLQNLCAENLMEFLGQEVDPQHCSKSTVT
- the LOC113309217 gene encoding uncharacterized protein LOC113309217 isoform X1 — protein: MMIISGEKRTTKWTFKWDLYKCGIELSIEEDYKNIMLNYNFTVSLLSVSVGNYYVDIAGQKLILAKNVVALFKKEKYIKGLQNLCAENLMEFLGQEVDPQHCSKSTVT